In one window of Clarias gariepinus isolate MV-2021 ecotype Netherlands chromosome 10, CGAR_prim_01v2, whole genome shotgun sequence DNA:
- the sorbs2b gene encoding sorbin and SH3 domain-containing protein 1 isoform X14 yields the protein MNTDGTESPVTESDMWWHYTSGDALRNGNMATSSLAAKGFRSVRPNLQEKKSPTPGLAPHRESSQLHPADCKPGTFNPHNYSTQCHDGPELITHNSFSRGAMSASSEQSSRDNLFSDTNTNDSKKPRSYSSFPSACGPEKPSISRLDRPNSHSPVRERHVTSLSICITPRHQTEARYTQTLSLSPHTLPKRKEHLESRTVFHPSLPPAAQQVAYAGPPLASHSPPHRPHFSSNYTCSRASDYHLHPFPRGTPYSNLDSYPSLSDCSSRAQSVSSVAMLEELSTCGIYSAGGSETPSPTHFQLSSSTDNMAIDFSTASSANGQMTLNGSVGGTAGLKSHLQRPFSPSTYPPLPSFSPSLTAMQQGRSTRFPPPAAESISSVYTTVDSVTSMHAPDDERRGTVGKTPHYSGTVEESGISMANRTTVDRPKDWYKNMFKQIHVVHKPEFENSGSHTATQPTTSKAEKHSLTNNVQAHPASKSSTYRPITKSISDNGTCGFRTSSSSSLPTSSSAQPMSHSRNIHQSGSSTPDMNQWGPPDRKVDTRKYRAEPRSIFDYEPGKSSILEQEKAKSNLTPEELALENEPWYKFFAELEFGRPPPKKRLDYDPESVLRIRNETFLYQPSADRSFERPSSSASDNRTRRKSEPVATQSRPQTSLSSTQSVGKPTETNVDHVPEPVRTTSTQKKPIYTPSTSSLYRSKDQDTYRGYSYPDVGRQTPQSPRPTPELKEKLPAKAIYDFKAVTAKELSFNKGETVYITRKIDNNWFEGEHRGKVGIFPISYVEKISPTDRHQPARPPPPAHSTETVEAVARYNFNADTNVELSLRKGDRVIVLRQVDQNWFAGKLPGTNKQGIFPVSYVDIVKKSSVKGPSQPSGGAPSSSSDRMHSRPSSARVMTSSPSSTPRQHTSPSLSSQRAAHLQAVTGEWLALTLGLSPSGTPAPTPPPFPSNCQLDYERLDSPAAPALGPLPSLMPCSLTPSFKEGHFLPISSPKSHMSPEPSPSPQAYFTSASFTPSPISPTFDSSPKCGSMIEVNTSSKTGLLEKEKPFSESCALDKLESPKSCCPIELVVHEPDEQSSSSKFPLSSRDIEEDVCEELVSIIQASQAKRPVVEGAKCHRLEVPASEDLPKLFIEEDPHEESRAYSDSQSSNTFSPVHPVYSEMSEHEAEVSQSPPPMCPSSPISSKPLSSTPPASPNFPSPTPRSTPPPLPGVSHSPPPSSKQLRSKVKPVLRHDVVIVGKPPRSPVMSRRSCGSPVRGQHYSSFHRLKQGVLPRARQVAHSPKVQPDKGSTVCIFGISNTTVQRVEHSLVQCLETILSPWWTWILCVYERLVLLFFCHFTLF from the exons ATGAATACAG ACGGCACAGAATCTCCAGTCACAGAGTCAG ATATGTGGTGGCACTACACCTCGGGAGATGCTCTAAGAAATGGCAACATGGCCACTTCCTCTTTGGCAGCTAAAGGATTTCGAAGTGTTAGGCCCAACCTGCAGGAGAAGAAGTCGCCCACGCCG GGCCTCGCTCCTCACAGAGAGAGCTCTCAGCTGCATCCTGCTGACTGTAAACCAGGAACATTTAACCCACATAATTATTCCACACAATGTCATGATGGCCCAGAGCTCATAACACACAACTCATTCTCCAGGGGAGCAATGTCTGCAAGCTCAGAGCAAAGCTCCAGAGACAACCTGTTCTCTGACACCAACACCAATGACTCTAAAAAGCCTCGCAGCTATAGCAGTTTCCCCAGTGCATGTGGCCCTGAGAAACCTAGCATCTCTCGCTTAGATCGCCCTAACTCACACTCCCCAGTTAGGGAGAGGCATGTAACCTCTCTGTCCATATGCATTACACCACGGCATCAGACAGAAGCCAGGTACACACAGACTCTGTCTCTCAGCCCCCATACTCTACCCAAAAGGAAGGAGCACCTGGAATCCCGAACAGTCTTTCACCCTTCACTGCCCCCTGCAGCCCAACAAGTG GCCTACGCAGGACCACCACTGGCCTCCCACTCGCCCCCTCACAGGCCACACTTCTCCAGCAACTACACCTGTTCTAGGGCCTCTGACTACCATTTACATCCTTTTCCCCGTGGGACTCCCTATTCCAACTTGGATTCATATCCATCTCTGAGCGACTGTTCTTCTCGTGCTCAGAGTGTATCTTCTGTGGCCATGCTGGAAGAACTGAGCACATGTGGAATATACTCAGCGGGAGGTTCTGAGACCCCTTCACCTACCCATTTCCAGCTGAGCAGTTCCACTGACAACATGGCGATAGACTTCTCTACAGCTAGCTCTGCGAAT GGACAAATGACTCTAAATGGAAGTGTAGGTGGAACTGCAGGCCTAAAGAGTCACCTCCAAAGACCCTTCTCTCCTTCCACATACCCTCCTCTTCCTTCTTTCAGCCCTAGTCTCACAGCCATGCAGCAGGGCCGGAGCACTC GCTTTCCCCCTCCAGCTGCCGAGTCCATTTCTTCAGTCTATACCACTGTGGATTCAGTGACTTCTATGCATGCACCAGATGATGAGAGAAGAGGGACAGTGGGTAAAACTCCCCATTACTCAGGCACTGTTGAGGAGTCTGGAATTTCCATGGCCAATAGGACT ACAGTAGACAGGCCAAAGGACTGGTACAAGAATATGTTCAAGCAGATTCATGTGGTGCACAAACCAG AGTTTGAAAATTCTGGCTCCCATACTGCCACTCAGCCTACTACTAGTAAGG cagagaAGCATAGTCTAACTAATAATGTCCAGGCACACCCTGCATCTAAGAGCAGTACATACAGACCCATAACCAAGAGCATTTCTGATAATGGCACTTGTGGATTCAGAACATCCAGCTCCTCTTCACTGCCAACTTCATCATCAGCTCAGCCAATGTCTCACAGCCGTAATATCCACCAGAGTGGCAGCAGCACCCCAGACAT GAATCAATGGGGTCCTCCAGATAGAAAAGTGGACACTCGCAAATACAGAGCCGAGCCCAGGAGTATCTTTGACTACGAGCCAGGGAAATCCTCTATTCTAGAACAAGAGAAAGCA AAGAGTAACTTAACACCTGAAGAGCTAGCTTTAGAGAATGAGCCCTGGTATAAGTTCTTTGCAGAGCTGGAGTTTGGAAGGCCG CCTCCTAAAAAACGTCTGGATTATGATCCAGAGAGTGTTCTCCGTATCcgtaatgag ACGTTTCTTTATCAGCCATCTGCGGACAGAAGCTTCGAACGCCCCTCGAg TTCTGCCAGCGATAACAGGACAAGAAGGAAGTCGGAGCCCGTGGCCACCCAGTCCCGGCCTCAAACTTCACTAAGCTCCACACAGAGTGTTGGAAAACCAACAGAGACCAATGTTGATCACGTTCCTGAACCAGTCAGGACCACTAGTACCCAGAAAAAGCCCATATATACCCCTTCCACTTCCTCCCTGTACAGGTCAAAAG ATCAAGACACATACAGAGGTTATTCCTACCCTGATGTAGGCCGACAAACTCCACAGAGCCCGAGACCTACACCTGAACTCAAAGAG AAACTGCCAGCCAAAGCAATATATGATTTCAAGGCAGTGACAGCAAA AGAGCTTTCATTTAATAAAGGGGAGACTGTGTACATCACACGGAAGATAGATAATAACTGGTTTGAAGGAGAACACCGTGGGAAAGTGGGCATCTTTCCTATCTCTTATGTGGAG AAAATCTCTCCAACAGATAGACACCAGCCTGCCAGGCCTCCTCCTCCAGCCCATAGTACAGAGACTGTGGAAGCTGTGGCTCGTTACAACTTCAACGCTGACACTAATGTGGAGCTTTCTTTAAGAAAG GGTGATCGTGTAATAGTGCTGCGGCAAGTGGACCAGAACTGGTTTGCAGGAAAGCTCCCTGGAACAAACAAACAGGGCATCTTTCCAGTGTCCTACGTGGATATTGTCAAGAAATCTTCTGTCAAAGGTCCTAGCCAGCCATCAGGAGGCGCGCCCAGTTCTTCCAGTGACCGAATGCACAGCAGA CCATCATCCGCACGGGTCATGACCAGCTCTCCCTCATCTACTCCCCGTCAGCACACCTCACCCTCCCTCAGCTCACAGAGAGCAGCTCATCTGCAGGCAGTAACTGGCGAGTGGCTTGCTCTCACCCTCGGTCTGTCTCCCTCAGGCACTCCTGCTCCTACACCTCCCCCTTTTCCCTCTAATTGTCAGCTAGATTATGAAAGGCTGGACTCCCCTGCTGCCCCTGCACTAGGCCCCTTACCTTCCCTCATGCCCTGCTCCTTAACCCCATCATTCAAAGAGGGTCACTTTCTTCCAATTAGCTCTCCGAAATCGCACATGTCACCTGAGCCCAGTCCATCACCTCAGGCGTACTTCACGTCAGCTTCGTTTACCCCATCCCCTATCTCCCCCACTTTTGACTCAAGCCCCAAGTGTGGCAGCATGATAGAAGTAAACACAAGTTCCAAGACTGGTCTGCTTGAGAAAGAGAAACCATTTTCAGAAAGCTGTGCTCTTGATAAGTTGGAATCTCCCAAATCTTGCTGTCCAATTGAACTGGTTGTGCATGAGCCTGATGAACAATCCTCATCCTCAAAGTTCCCCTTATCCTCCAGAGATATTGAAGAGGATGTGTGTGAAGAGCTTGTGTCCATCATCCAGGCCAGCCAGGCAAAGCGCCCTGTTGTGGAGGGAGCAAAGTGTCATAGGCTTGAGGTGCCTGCTTCAGAGGATCTGCCTAAACTGTTCATAGAGGAGGATCCACATGAAGAAAGCAGAGCTTATTCAGATTCACAGTCCTCAAATACCTTCTCTCCAGTTCACCCTGTTTATAGTGAGATGTCAGAACATGAG GCTGAAGTCTCACAGAGTCCTCCCCCTATGTGTCCATCATCACCTATTTCTTCAAAGCCATTGAGTTCCACACCCCCTGCATCTCCCAATTTCCCCTCCCCCACCCCACGCTCCACCCCACCACCACTCCCTGGTGTATCTCACTCCCCTCCTCCTTCCTCCAAACAGCTCCGCTCCAAGGTCAAG CCTGTGTTGAGGCATGATGTTGTGATTGTTGGTAAGCCCCCTCGTAGCCCTGTGATGTCTAGGAGGTCCTGTGGATCGCCTGTTAGAGGGCAACACTATTCATCGTTTCATAGG CTTAAGCAAGGTGTTCTCCCCAGAGCTAGACAAGTGGCTCATTCCCCCAAAGTCCAGCCAGACAAGGGGAGTACGGTCTGCATTTTTGGCATCTCAAACACGACTGTGCAGAGGGTTGAGCACAGTCTGGTGCAATGCTTAGAAACAATCCTTAGTCCCTGGTGGACCTGGATTTTATGTGTATATGAACGTTTAGTGCTGCTGTTCTTCTgtcatttcactttattttaa
- the sorbs2b gene encoding mucin-12 isoform X7: protein MNTDSGGRAHKSTTLSLTLTPMKRVQSSPNLYGLADGTESPVTESDMWWHYTSGDALRNGNMATSSLAAKGFRSVRPNLQEKKSPTPGLAPHRESSQLHPADCKPGTFNPHNYSTQCHDGPELITHNSFSRGAMSASSEQSSRDNLFSDTNTNDSKKPRSYSSFPSACGPEKPSISRLDRPNSHSPVRERHVTSLSICITPRHQTEARYTQTLSLSPHTLPKRKEHLESRTVFHPSLPPAAQQVAYAGPPLASHSPPHRPHFSSNYTCSRASDYHLHPFPRGTPYSNLDSYPSLSDCSSRAQSVSSVAMLEELSTCGIYSAGGSETPSPTHFQLSSSTDNMAIDFSTASSANGQMTLNGSVGGTAGLKSHLQRPFSPSTYPPLPSFSPSLTAMQQGRSTRFPPPAAESISSVYTTVDSVTSMHAPDDERRGTVGKTPHYSGTVEESGISMANRTTVDRPKDWYKNMFKQIHVVHKPEFENSGSHTATQPTTSKAEKHSLTNNVQAHPASKSSTYRPITKSISDNGTCGFRTSSSSSLPTSSSAQPMSHSRNIHQSGSSTPDMNQWGPPDRKVDTRKYRAEPRSIFDYEPGKSSILEQEKAKSNLTPEELALENEPWYKFFAELEFGRPPPKKRLDYDPESVLRIRNETFLYQPSADRSFERPSSSASDNRTRRKSEPVATQSRPQTSLSSTQSVGKPTETNVDHVPEPVRTTSTQKKPIYTPSTSSLYRSKDQDTYRGYSYPDVGRQTPQSPRPTPELKEKLPAKAIYDFKAVTAKELSFNKGETVYITRKIDNNWFEGEHRGKVGIFPISYVEKISPTDRHQPARPPPPAHSTETVEAVARYNFNADTNVELSLRKGDRVIVLRQVDQNWFAGKLPGTNKQGIFPVSYVDIVKKSSVKGPSQPSGGAPSSSSDRMHSRPSSARVMTSSPSSTPRQHTSPSLSSQRAAHLQAVTGEWLALTLGLSPSGTPAPTPPPFPSNCQLDYERLDSPAAPALGPLPSLMPCSLTPSFKEGHFLPISSPKSHMSPEPSPSPQAYFTSASFTPSPISPTFDSSPKCGSMIEVNTSSKTGLLEKEKPFSESCALDKLESPKSCCPIELVVHEPDEQSSSSKFPLSSRDIEEDVCEELVSIIQASQAKRPVVEGAKCHRLEVPASEDLPKLFIEEDPHEESRAYSDSQSSNTFSPVHPVYSEMSEHEAEVSQSPPPMCPSSPISSKPLSSTPPASPNFPSPTPRSTPPPLPGVSHSPPPSSKQLRSKVKPVLRHDVVIVGKPPRSPVMSRRSCGSPVRGQHYSSFHRLKQGVLPRARQVAHSPKVQPDKGSTVCIFGISNTTVQRVEHSLVQCLETILSPWWTWILCVYERLVLLFFCHFTLF, encoded by the exons ATGAATACAG ACAGTGGAGGACGAGCTCACAAAAGCACAACGCTCTCACTCACTCTAACCCCCATGAAGAGAGTCCAGAGTTCCCCAAACCTATATGGGCTTGCAG ACGGCACAGAATCTCCAGTCACAGAGTCAG ATATGTGGTGGCACTACACCTCGGGAGATGCTCTAAGAAATGGCAACATGGCCACTTCCTCTTTGGCAGCTAAAGGATTTCGAAGTGTTAGGCCCAACCTGCAGGAGAAGAAGTCGCCCACGCCG GGCCTCGCTCCTCACAGAGAGAGCTCTCAGCTGCATCCTGCTGACTGTAAACCAGGAACATTTAACCCACATAATTATTCCACACAATGTCATGATGGCCCAGAGCTCATAACACACAACTCATTCTCCAGGGGAGCAATGTCTGCAAGCTCAGAGCAAAGCTCCAGAGACAACCTGTTCTCTGACACCAACACCAATGACTCTAAAAAGCCTCGCAGCTATAGCAGTTTCCCCAGTGCATGTGGCCCTGAGAAACCTAGCATCTCTCGCTTAGATCGCCCTAACTCACACTCCCCAGTTAGGGAGAGGCATGTAACCTCTCTGTCCATATGCATTACACCACGGCATCAGACAGAAGCCAGGTACACACAGACTCTGTCTCTCAGCCCCCATACTCTACCCAAAAGGAAGGAGCACCTGGAATCCCGAACAGTCTTTCACCCTTCACTGCCCCCTGCAGCCCAACAAGTG GCCTACGCAGGACCACCACTGGCCTCCCACTCGCCCCCTCACAGGCCACACTTCTCCAGCAACTACACCTGTTCTAGGGCCTCTGACTACCATTTACATCCTTTTCCCCGTGGGACTCCCTATTCCAACTTGGATTCATATCCATCTCTGAGCGACTGTTCTTCTCGTGCTCAGAGTGTATCTTCTGTGGCCATGCTGGAAGAACTGAGCACATGTGGAATATACTCAGCGGGAGGTTCTGAGACCCCTTCACCTACCCATTTCCAGCTGAGCAGTTCCACTGACAACATGGCGATAGACTTCTCTACAGCTAGCTCTGCGAAT GGACAAATGACTCTAAATGGAAGTGTAGGTGGAACTGCAGGCCTAAAGAGTCACCTCCAAAGACCCTTCTCTCCTTCCACATACCCTCCTCTTCCTTCTTTCAGCCCTAGTCTCACAGCCATGCAGCAGGGCCGGAGCACTC GCTTTCCCCCTCCAGCTGCCGAGTCCATTTCTTCAGTCTATACCACTGTGGATTCAGTGACTTCTATGCATGCACCAGATGATGAGAGAAGAGGGACAGTGGGTAAAACTCCCCATTACTCAGGCACTGTTGAGGAGTCTGGAATTTCCATGGCCAATAGGACT ACAGTAGACAGGCCAAAGGACTGGTACAAGAATATGTTCAAGCAGATTCATGTGGTGCACAAACCAG AGTTTGAAAATTCTGGCTCCCATACTGCCACTCAGCCTACTACTAGTAAGG cagagaAGCATAGTCTAACTAATAATGTCCAGGCACACCCTGCATCTAAGAGCAGTACATACAGACCCATAACCAAGAGCATTTCTGATAATGGCACTTGTGGATTCAGAACATCCAGCTCCTCTTCACTGCCAACTTCATCATCAGCTCAGCCAATGTCTCACAGCCGTAATATCCACCAGAGTGGCAGCAGCACCCCAGACAT GAATCAATGGGGTCCTCCAGATAGAAAAGTGGACACTCGCAAATACAGAGCCGAGCCCAGGAGTATCTTTGACTACGAGCCAGGGAAATCCTCTATTCTAGAACAAGAGAAAGCA AAGAGTAACTTAACACCTGAAGAGCTAGCTTTAGAGAATGAGCCCTGGTATAAGTTCTTTGCAGAGCTGGAGTTTGGAAGGCCG CCTCCTAAAAAACGTCTGGATTATGATCCAGAGAGTGTTCTCCGTATCcgtaatgag ACGTTTCTTTATCAGCCATCTGCGGACAGAAGCTTCGAACGCCCCTCGAg TTCTGCCAGCGATAACAGGACAAGAAGGAAGTCGGAGCCCGTGGCCACCCAGTCCCGGCCTCAAACTTCACTAAGCTCCACACAGAGTGTTGGAAAACCAACAGAGACCAATGTTGATCACGTTCCTGAACCAGTCAGGACCACTAGTACCCAGAAAAAGCCCATATATACCCCTTCCACTTCCTCCCTGTACAGGTCAAAAG ATCAAGACACATACAGAGGTTATTCCTACCCTGATGTAGGCCGACAAACTCCACAGAGCCCGAGACCTACACCTGAACTCAAAGAG AAACTGCCAGCCAAAGCAATATATGATTTCAAGGCAGTGACAGCAAA AGAGCTTTCATTTAATAAAGGGGAGACTGTGTACATCACACGGAAGATAGATAATAACTGGTTTGAAGGAGAACACCGTGGGAAAGTGGGCATCTTTCCTATCTCTTATGTGGAG AAAATCTCTCCAACAGATAGACACCAGCCTGCCAGGCCTCCTCCTCCAGCCCATAGTACAGAGACTGTGGAAGCTGTGGCTCGTTACAACTTCAACGCTGACACTAATGTGGAGCTTTCTTTAAGAAAG GGTGATCGTGTAATAGTGCTGCGGCAAGTGGACCAGAACTGGTTTGCAGGAAAGCTCCCTGGAACAAACAAACAGGGCATCTTTCCAGTGTCCTACGTGGATATTGTCAAGAAATCTTCTGTCAAAGGTCCTAGCCAGCCATCAGGAGGCGCGCCCAGTTCTTCCAGTGACCGAATGCACAGCAGA CCATCATCCGCACGGGTCATGACCAGCTCTCCCTCATCTACTCCCCGTCAGCACACCTCACCCTCCCTCAGCTCACAGAGAGCAGCTCATCTGCAGGCAGTAACTGGCGAGTGGCTTGCTCTCACCCTCGGTCTGTCTCCCTCAGGCACTCCTGCTCCTACACCTCCCCCTTTTCCCTCTAATTGTCAGCTAGATTATGAAAGGCTGGACTCCCCTGCTGCCCCTGCACTAGGCCCCTTACCTTCCCTCATGCCCTGCTCCTTAACCCCATCATTCAAAGAGGGTCACTTTCTTCCAATTAGCTCTCCGAAATCGCACATGTCACCTGAGCCCAGTCCATCACCTCAGGCGTACTTCACGTCAGCTTCGTTTACCCCATCCCCTATCTCCCCCACTTTTGACTCAAGCCCCAAGTGTGGCAGCATGATAGAAGTAAACACAAGTTCCAAGACTGGTCTGCTTGAGAAAGAGAAACCATTTTCAGAAAGCTGTGCTCTTGATAAGTTGGAATCTCCCAAATCTTGCTGTCCAATTGAACTGGTTGTGCATGAGCCTGATGAACAATCCTCATCCTCAAAGTTCCCCTTATCCTCCAGAGATATTGAAGAGGATGTGTGTGAAGAGCTTGTGTCCATCATCCAGGCCAGCCAGGCAAAGCGCCCTGTTGTGGAGGGAGCAAAGTGTCATAGGCTTGAGGTGCCTGCTTCAGAGGATCTGCCTAAACTGTTCATAGAGGAGGATCCACATGAAGAAAGCAGAGCTTATTCAGATTCACAGTCCTCAAATACCTTCTCTCCAGTTCACCCTGTTTATAGTGAGATGTCAGAACATGAG GCTGAAGTCTCACAGAGTCCTCCCCCTATGTGTCCATCATCACCTATTTCTTCAAAGCCATTGAGTTCCACACCCCCTGCATCTCCCAATTTCCCCTCCCCCACCCCACGCTCCACCCCACCACCACTCCCTGGTGTATCTCACTCCCCTCCTCCTTCCTCCAAACAGCTCCGCTCCAAGGTCAAG CCTGTGTTGAGGCATGATGTTGTGATTGTTGGTAAGCCCCCTCGTAGCCCTGTGATGTCTAGGAGGTCCTGTGGATCGCCTGTTAGAGGGCAACACTATTCATCGTTTCATAGG CTTAAGCAAGGTGTTCTCCCCAGAGCTAGACAAGTGGCTCATTCCCCCAAAGTCCAGCCAGACAAGGGGAGTACGGTCTGCATTTTTGGCATCTCAAACACGACTGTGCAGAGGGTTGAGCACAGTCTGGTGCAATGCTTAGAAACAATCCTTAGTCCCTGGTGGACCTGGATTTTATGTGTATATGAACGTTTAGTGCTGCTGTTCTTCTgtcatttcactttattttaa